From the Caloenas nicobarica isolate bCalNic1 chromosome 2, bCalNic1.hap1, whole genome shotgun sequence genome, the window GAAAGTCTATGTGATACAATATTGAACAGCATGCAGCTACATTAAAGTTTGCCAGGTTTATACAACTGTCAAATTAATCTCAAAGCATAACTATGGGTAATGTGGCTAATGCTAGCTTCTGTccttttatctgatttttttttttttaattttggaggaaaagcaTCTGGGGTACGTTCAGCCTCTTCCTTTGTAAAGTTGACTAAGATTTTATTTGCTACCTTGCAGTCTTACTGTTAGAAATCAAGATGAAGAGAGAGCAAGGAGAACATCTCATGAACTCCAAGCAGAGGGTATTCCAAACTGTGAGGAAAGGTATGGTCTTTACTAAGTGTTCTGTCAAGCTAAAGTGAAACAAACCCAAGAAAACATGCTAAATAATTAAAGTGAATTACCTGAAATATGCAAATAACTATTATCACCTATTTGTCATTTATGCTGAATTTGCAATCATCTGTCTCTTACCTCCTAAGGAACCAAAGGTCTGATCTATGATCTCCTACCTTATCTATATGCAGCATGTAACCACATCCCCACTTTCATAACATGGCAGATCAAAAACAGCATTGTAAAcagtctccttttcttctgaagtaatttttaaatacaacctgTTCCCCCCCAACAACTCTGTAATGAAGCTAACTGGTAGTGCTCAGCcttacaaaaataataactatGAAGAGGAGCTCAGAGCTCAGATCCTCTCAAGAGTCAGGCAACTGCCTCTTCAGAATTGCTCCAACAGGTAGGAGCACCTGTAAAACTGTAATAGACAGGAGGGTGCCTTTTACGGGGTTTGAATCATTGCTTCTTTCTACAtattttcattcaatttttaaCAATGATTCAACAAGGACTACTAGGCATAGAAAAAATGCTTAGCTGTTGCAGAGGAACTTTGTTGCAATTACTTTGAGCAACAAACTGCAATTTCTGCATCACAGCGCTGGCAGGCATCTGCATCTGAGATTTTGATAAGCACACTTTGAAAGAGCATCTTATAAATACGTTTACTAGAGTTTGCCCTTGGGTAGTTCAGGTGAGGAATTAGAGCCTTGTGAACCTTGTGATTTTTTCCCGTCATAATGGCAGatgcctcctgccagctgcaaaCAGCTTCAGTAACAATCACTACCTTCTCTCTTCttgtcctctccttcccccccaAGCCCAGCTCCTACTCTTGAAGAAGTTAATGCCTGGGCTCAATCATTTGACAAGTTGATGCTAACTCCAGCTGGCAGAAATGCTTTTCGTGAATTTCTACGAACAGAATTCAGCGAGGAAAACATGCTTTTCTGGATGGCCTGCGAGGAACTAAAACAAGAATCCAACAAAAGTGTcattgaagaaaaagcaagactAATTTATGAAGATTATATTTCCATCCTTTCTCCAAAAGAGGTATATTACTATATATTATATTACTGTCCCAAACACATTCTTTGGTGCTGTTTTGCACAGTTAGTGTGTTTAAAGTGTGTTTTGTGTCTAAAGCTACAACAACACTCAGGGAGAACTTTTCTCCCCCCACGTTCCACTGCCAACAAGCAGAGATTTAGGGGAAAAAGGCAAACCCATCGTTGAGGTGAGATGGTCAAAACTATGTTCAGCGGCTGTAAGAAAGTTCCCATGCTACCCTGGCATGCTGATCTGAGGCCTTTAGTTTGCGGCACAAATATACAGATCATCACTTCATCCTTGCTCTAATTTTATTTGTTGAACAaaccagtttcttttttctttacactAGGAAGGGGGAGGGGGTGTGTGTATCTCTCCAAAAGCACAGTAACCACAAATAAAGTGTTACTGGCAAAGCGTAAATTGTTCAAAGAGCAGCTGACAAAATACGGCATGGAACAAACACGACGACttcctgaaaattttaaaaactgtttgtCACTTTGCTGTTAGCAAATATGTCACATTTTGAAGACACCTCAGTTCAGTTTGAATATAATCCTGCCAAGTAGGCTGGAATTTTAAGTCTTCCAATATCCTTGCAAAACTCAATTGTTTGCAGTGCAAGCTATACTTACCTACTTACAAAAATGCTGTCTAAATCTAGTCGGTCTAGTCTACTAATACTAATATCTTTCTGCAGAGACTAGAGccttgcagaaaaataaagatgacatGTATGTTGTATGGCATCATTATATAGCCATACTTGTGGTTCACATCAATTCACCCTGCTTTTTACCACAGGAATTTGATTAAGCAACAGCTTCCCAGGTTACAGTTTTGGTCTGCGTCACAGTGCTTACTCCAAATTCAGTCTCTTTGCAGCGGCACTAACTCCCAAGGAAACAAACTGTCACAAAACATCACAAATTCTCTCTACTAcagagcaggaggttggtctGGAAACAGTCCCCCAGTCTCTCAGGTTTCAGTAATAACAGGATTGCAAACAGCCTTCTTCAAAGTAAGGTCACCTCAGTGAGATAATTTCTCTATCTATCAGAGATTACTACTTCCAAATTTCAACACAGGCATTTTTTGCCTAAGTATATTTCGCAGTTTTTACACTCTCAAAGGACATCAGCTGAAATGGTTAAAAAAGCCTGCTTTTTCAAGCCAACCACTATTAATTATGTGACTTTCTATTTTAATATGCAGGTCAGTCTGGACTCCAGAGTACGAGAAGTTATTAACCGAAATATGCTGGAACCCTCACAACACACCTTTGATGACGCACAGCTTCAAATTTATACCTTAATGCACAGAGACTCC encodes:
- the RGS20 gene encoding regulator of G-protein signaling 20; the protein is MWRQFFLYFRTHSYHADNCQAKETLQNEDEEDIRAAQWIFKPMGSERMEMRKRQMSTTPETPGAAPAPHSTGNRGSNACCFCWCCCCSCSCLTVRNQDEERARRTSHELQAEGIPNCEESPAPTLEEVNAWAQSFDKLMLTPAGRNAFREFLRTEFSEENMLFWMACEELKQESNKSVIEEKARLIYEDYISILSPKEVSLDSRVREVINRNMLEPSQHTFDDAQLQIYTLMHRDSYPRFMNSAIYKDLLRSLSEKSIEA